In Defluviimonas aquaemixtae, the sequence GTGCCGCGCGGCGCCTATCACTTTTTCTATCTCTGCCGGCCCGCAGCCGAGCAGGCGCGCTGGTTCATCGCCAACGTGCCGCGCAGCCGGGGCGCGCTGCCGCCGGTGCTGGACGTCGAATGGAACCACCAGTCCCGCACCTGCCGCCTGCGGCCGGACCCCGCACACATCCGGGCCGAGATCCGCGCCTTCCAGAGCCTCGTCGGCGCGCATTACGGGCAGCGGCCGATCATCTACACCTCGGTCGATTTCTGGCGCGACAACGAGCTTTCGAAGCTCGGCGGCGAGGAATTCTGGCTGCGCTCCGTCGCGGGCCATCCGCGCGACATCTACAAGGGCCAGCGCTGGAGCTTCTGGCAATATACCGGCACCGGCATCGTGCCCGGCATCTCGGGCAAGGCGGATCTCAACACCTTCGCCGGCTCCGAGGCGCAGTGGGCCTCCTGGCTCGCACGCCGCCGCCTCTGACTAGGCTTGCCGCCGCGAGACGGCCTGATTTGAGCGAGGTCAAGGCCGTCTCCGCGCTCGCATGCGATCCGTGCGTCAAAGGACATCGCGGAGGCGGAGATGAGTTACCGGAACGAAATCGACAGGACGCGCGCCGAACTGCGCGCGCTTCACAAGGCCATTCCTGCGGCGGCAGGCGCGTTCGGCGCGCTGTCGAATGCGGTGAAGGAGAACGGGCCGCTGAGCGTGAAGGAAAAGGAGTACGTCGCGCTCGGCATGGCCGTGGCTTTGCGCTGCGAGCCCTGCATCGATTTCCATGTCGAGGCGCTGATGAAGGCGGGCGCCACGCGCGAGGAACTCGGGGACGTCCTCGCCATGGCGGTCCAGATGGGCGGTGGCCCGACGCTGATGTATTCCGCACGCGCGCTCGCCTGCTGGGACGAGCTGGCTGCGGAATAAGGGCGGCAGCCCGCCCCGACTTCATCTTGCCGCAAATACCTCGGGGGTCCGGGGGCAGGGCCCCCGGCCTCGCCGGCCGCGTCAGCCGTTGACGCGGATGCGCTCGTTCTTCGGATCGAACGGGCTGTCCTCGACCACTTCGGCATCCCATTCCTGCCTGAGCATCCGCACCTTCAGCTTGGTTCCGACCTCGGCCAGCTCCGGGCTGACGTAGCCCATGCCGATCTGCTTGCCGAAGGCGACCGACCAGCCGCCCGAGGTCAGGCGGCCGACCTTCTTGCCGCCCGACAGCAGCGCCTCCTTGCCCCAGGGATCGGTGTCGTCCGGCCCGTCGATCAGCACGGTTACGCATTTGAACCGCACGCCGGTGTCGATCATCGCCTGTTTGCCCCGGAATTCCTTCGACAGGTCGATGAAGCGGTCAAGCCCGGCCTCCATCGGCGTCGCGTCGCGGCCAAGCTCGGTACCGAAGGCGCGGTAGGATTTCTCCTGACGCAGCCAGTTCTGGGCTCGGGCGCCGACGAGCTTCATGCCATGTTTTGCGCCTGCCTCGAGGAGCAGGTCCCAGAGGTAGCGCTGCATTTCGATCGGGTGGTGCAACTCCCAGCCGAGTTCGCCCGTATAGGCCACGCGGATCGCGTTGACCGGGCACATGCCAAGTTCGATCTTGCGTGCCGAGAGCCAGGGGAAGCGCTTGTTCGAGAGCGCGGTTTCCGGGTCGGCATCCTTGATGATCTCTTTCAGGATGTCGCGCGACTTCGGACCGGCGATGGCGAAGACGCCCCACTGGGTCGTGACGTCGTGGATATCGACATGCGCGCCGCCATTCGCGATGAAGTCCTCGGCCGATTTCTTCAGGTAGTCCGCGTCGTAGGCGGTCCAGGCCCCGGCCGAGACGAGGTAGTAGTCGTTCTCACCGTTCCTGACGATCGTGTATTCCGTCCGCGTCGTGCCCGCTTCCGTCAGCGCGTAGGTCAGGTTGATGCGACCGACCTTTGGCAAAGCGTTGCAGGTGAACCAGTCGAGGAACGCCGTCGCGCCCGGGCCGCGCACGATGTGCTTGGTAAACGCGGTCGCGTCGATGAGGCCGGCGGTCTCGCGGATCGCCTTTGCCTCGTCCACTGCATACTGCCACCAGCCGCCACGCCGGAACGACCGCGAGTCGTGGTCGAAGCTCTCGGGCGCGTCCTTCGGCCCGTAATAGTTCGGACGCTCCCAGCCGTTCACCTGGCCGAACTGCGCGCCGAGAGCCTTCTGGCGGTCATAGGCGGGCGCGGTGCGCAAGGGGCGGCAGGCTTCGCGCTCTTCGTCGGGATGGTGGAGGATGAAGACGTGGGAATAGCACTCCTCGTTCTTCCGTGCAGCGTATTCGGACGTCATCCAAGAACCGTAGCGCTTCGGGTCGAGCGAGGCCATGTCGATCTCGGCCTCGCCTTCCGTCATCATCTGGGCGAGGTAGTGGCCGGTGCCGCCCGCCGCCGTGATCCCGAAGGAAAAGCCCTCGGCCAGCCACATGTTGCGCAGCCCCGGCGCGGG encodes:
- a CDS encoding glycoside hydrolase family 25 protein is translated as MGQIGRILATIALIAVTGCGGGGKVAGIPNRFSDIDPYDWSGITPAHHPVHGIDVSRYQGDIDWRKVRRSGVAFAFIKSTEGGDHADPMFKANWRGAGRAGVPRGAYHFFYLCRPAAEQARWFIANVPRSRGALPPVLDVEWNHQSRTCRLRPDPAHIRAEIRAFQSLVGAHYGQRPIIYTSVDFWRDNELSKLGGEEFWLRSVAGHPRDIYKGQRWSFWQYTGTGIVPGISGKADLNTFAGSEAQWASWLARRRL
- a CDS encoding carboxymuconolactone decarboxylase family protein encodes the protein MSYRNEIDRTRAELRALHKAIPAAAGAFGALSNAVKENGPLSVKEKEYVALGMAVALRCEPCIDFHVEALMKAGATREELGDVLAMAVQMGGGPTLMYSARALACWDELAAE
- a CDS encoding GcvT family protein, yielding MKTHVKALVVGGGAVGAGIAYHLAKAGWDTMLVERDELTSGSTWHAAGLLPLFNMSYATTHIHKYSVDFYKTLEAETGLNAGFYIVGNLRMAQTDARMDEYMLYSSVAETADVYHEFLTPAQIKERWPLVRSDDLKGALFHPQDGYINPADVTQAMAKGARQHGVTIERKWQVDAYRWTGSEWIVTLTKMVEKGGNLVPSDEQTEVRAEHVVTATGNHAQRTARLLGIKIPAIPVEHQYIVTEPDPMLQEYRKNNPEHPVLRDADAKWYVREERGGWILGPYEHGAPARFCYDVPESFRADLFPLDLERIEEEYMSMIHRIPSSEEVGLKDDFNGPICYTPDGNPLVGPAPGLRNMWLAEGFSFGITAAGGTGHYLAQMMTEGEAEIDMASLDPKRYGSWMTSEYAARKNEECYSHVFILHHPDEEREACRPLRTAPAYDRQKALGAQFGQVNGWERPNYYGPKDAPESFDHDSRSFRRGGWWQYAVDEAKAIRETAGLIDATAFTKHIVRGPGATAFLDWFTCNALPKVGRINLTYALTEAGTTRTEYTIVRNGENDYYLVSAGAWTAYDADYLKKSAEDFIANGGAHVDIHDVTTQWGVFAIAGPKSRDILKEIIKDADPETALSNKRFPWLSARKIELGMCPVNAIRVAYTGELGWELHHPIEMQRYLWDLLLEAGAKHGMKLVGARAQNWLRQEKSYRAFGTELGRDATPMEAGLDRFIDLSKEFRGKQAMIDTGVRFKCVTVLIDGPDDTDPWGKEALLSGGKKVGRLTSGGWSVAFGKQIGMGYVSPELAEVGTKLKVRMLRQEWDAEVVEDSPFDPKNERIRVNG